The genomic segment ACTCGCCTTCTGACGGGGCCGTCGAGGCCAGCCGGCCTGGCAACAGCGGTCAGCAGGAGCCGACTCGGCCTTGCCGCGCGTCGGTAAGTCTCTGTCCTCGTCCGAGCATGACGCGATTGCGTAGCTCGCCCGTTCAGATGAGTCGCGGCCTCCGCGTCGCAAGGCGACGGCCCTTCCAACGGGCGCGGCCGGTCAATGCCAGCACCATTGCCCGTATGCCGGTGAACGCTGATACGGTGACGATTGCCGGGCCGAGGAGAAACAGGTGCCAAGGGAGGCCGAACTCGAGCGAGGCCAGCAGCCAGATGCCGGCTTCGATGACGATTGTCGCCGCCGGCACGAGAGGCACCGGGTGGCCGGCCGCCACTGCCGCGGCAACGCCGGCTATCGGGTGCCAGGTTATCGTCAGCAGCCAGCACCACACGAACAACGCTACCAGCACGCGGTAGTTGAACAAGGCGAACAGGTTTTTGCTGAATCCGGCGACCGCGTCCCGCAGACCGCAGTACATCCGCGCGCTGGCCAATGACGTCGCGTCCAGCAGGCAGGTGCGAAATCCCTTGCGCCGAGCCAGCTTGGCGAGCGCAATGTCCTCAGTGGCGTGGTCCCTGACCGCGTGGAACCTGCCAACTGCCTCGTATGCCTCTCGCCGGAAAAGGAGGAACTTCCCGTTCGCGGCAGTGAACGCGACGCCGCGCGGAAACAGCCGACTCACGGCCATCGGCAGCAACGACAGAATCGACCACGGCACGAATGGGACCGTCAACTGCTCGCCCAGGGTCGGAACTCGGTTCGCGGTGACCGCGGTCAGCAGGTCGGCCCGCATCGCACTCATGGCGTTCACCGCCGACCTTACCGCCTGCGGCTGAAACACGGTGTCGGCGTCAGTGAAGAACAGCAAATCGCCTTTCGCGGCGTCGGCCAGTTGCTCGCACGCCCATGCTTTGCCGTTCCAGTCGGCGGGCAGCGGCTGTCCCTGCAGTACGCGCAGCCGGTCCGAATTCAGCTCGGCGAGTATAGCCGCAGTGCGGTCCTGAGAGCCGTCGTCCAGCACAATGACTTCGAGGTCAGCGTAGTCCTGCGCCAGCAGCGAGCGCACGCAGGCTCCGATGGCCTGCTCCTCGTCGCGGGCCGGCACCAGCACCGAGACCTTCGGCCTGCCTGGCGCCGGCGGGAACCGGTCCACGCGCTTGAGCAGCAGCGCGTTGGTCACGGCAATCAGCGTCTGCACGCAGACGAAGCCGAGAATGTGAGTCGAGTGGACCAGCCAGTCGAGCAAGCTCACCCGACAGGTCTGGAGTTCAGGTGCTTGAGGGCGACCACTGCCGCATTCACGGTCCATGCCGCGACCAACGGCGCCTGGGGGTGTCGCCAGAATAGGTATATGAGTAGAAAGGCCAAGGCGACCAGCGTGCTCCAGTCGTCACGCAGCCGGAATACCAGCTTGCAGAGAGCAAGCACGGCGCCCAGCAGGCACGGCGCTTCCCACAAAGTCATGCCCGACCAGACACCGAACGTTACCGTAATCGCCTTGCCACCGCGCAGACGCAGGAACGGCGAGAATGCGTGCCCGAGTACCGGCGCGACCATGACCGCGGCCAGCCACCATCCGCGGAAACCGAGGAGCCAGTAGGCTGCGGCTACCGGCAGCCAGCCTTTCAGGAAATCGAGCAGCAGCGCGAGGCTGCCGACGAGCGGGCCCGCGGCCCGGAATGCGTTGACCGGGCCCGGGTTGCCGTCACCAACCCGGCGTACGTCGCCTCCGGCCAGCCGCGCTAGCCACATGGAGAACATCAGCGAACCTGTGTAGAATCCCACCACGACCATCACGATGCCGCGCAGCAGCAGGACTAGTTTCCTCCGGTTGCCGGACTCAGGATGAACTCATGGTCGCTGTACACGTCCTGGATTGTGATGCGCCTTCGCATCAGGTCGAAGAGGAACTTGAGCTTGAGGTCCATGTTCATGTCGAACCGTACCGGCACCCAGAACCCGTTGACCCGGTCATAGTCGAGTACCATGCTCGCGTCGGTCACGACGAATGGCAGGCGCGCGGGCAGAAACTCCATCCGCACCACGTCGAAGCTGTCCTTCAGCACCCAGGCCTGTCCGCGCACGGTCTTGTC from the bacterium genome contains:
- a CDS encoding glycosyltransferase — encoded protein: MSLLDWLVHSTHILGFVCVQTLIAVTNALLLKRVDRFPPAPGRPKVSVLVPARDEEQAIGACVRSLLAQDYADLEVIVLDDGSQDRTAAILAELNSDRLRVLQGQPLPADWNGKAWACEQLADAAKGDLLFFTDADTVFQPQAVRSAVNAMSAMRADLLTAVTANRVPTLGEQLTVPFVPWSILSLLPMAVSRLFPRGVAFTAANGKFLLFRREAYEAVGRFHAVRDHATEDIALAKLARRKGFRTCLLDATSLASARMYCGLRDAVAGFSKNLFALFNYRVLVALFVWCWLLTITWHPIAGVAAAVAAGHPVPLVPAATIVIEAGIWLLASLEFGLPWHLFLLGPAIVTVSAFTGIRAMVLALTGRARWKGRRLATRRPRLI
- a CDS encoding glycerol-3-phosphate acyltransferase gives rise to the protein MGFYTGSLMFSMWLARLAGGDVRRVGDGNPGPVNAFRAAGPLVGSLALLLDFLKGWLPVAAAYWLLGFRGWWLAAVMVAPVLGHAFSPFLRLRGGKAITVTFGVWSGMTLWEAPCLLGAVLALCKLVFRLRDDWSTLVALAFLLIYLFWRHPQAPLVAAWTVNAAVVALKHLNSRPVG